A single window of Melopsittacus undulatus isolate bMelUnd1 chromosome 22, bMelUnd1.mat.Z, whole genome shotgun sequence DNA harbors:
- the LOC117437499 gene encoding hydrocephalus-inducing protein homolog yields MASGKTPRPMRSSRRADGFQSRVVASRNPKLVREAEESLSSKQRLARPREMRQPRTAQLRDMGEVSHQKFSAVERDQRSFQPFPSEVVFENYIPHQFYIASLALRNKDRVPRLLNVILGNSPYFELISPSDEDYKVAPGTSSTYRILFRPDENKDYFEELIIITEREKFFVPIRAIGARASLDFPEQLNFSECPVRFSTQKTLLVRNVGKREACYSITTLSPFSVDPSIGTLGVGEAMQVTVEFHPPKTGVYTSPMIVHYDTGEDVHKSLCGTAVNADIRLDKSSLTVEKTSLTLSKQSSLVIHNQSGITAHFQWKRFVDEEEEERQKLRFV; encoded by the exons ATGGCCAGTGGCAAGACCCCCCGGCCCATGAGGTCCTCCAGAAGGGCGGATGGATTCCAGAGCAGAGTGGTAGCATCTCGTAATCCCAAGCTggtcagagaggcagaagagtctctcagcagcaagcaaaggctGGCGAGGCCTCGGGAGATGAGGCAGCCCCGGACTGCCCAGCTTCGGGACATGGGTGAAGTCTCCCATCAAAAG ttctcagccGTTGAGCGGGACCAGAGGTCgttccagcctttcccatccGAGGTGGTGTTTGAGAACTACATTCCCCACCAGTTCTACATAGCGTCGCTAGCTctgaggaacaaagacagg GTTCCTCGTCTGCTGAACGTCATCCTGGGGAACTCTCCTTACTTTGAGTTGATCAGCCCGAGTGATGAGGACTATAAGGTAGCCCCGGGCACGTCTTCAACCTACCGCATCCTTTTCCGACCTGATGAGAACAAG gattaTTTTGAGGAGCTTATCATCatcacagagagggagaagttctttgtgCCTATCCGAGCCATAGGTGCCCGAGCCAGCCtggacttccctgagcagctgaactTCTCCGAGTGTCCAGTCAGGTTCAGCACCCAGAAGACTCTGCTGGTGCGCAACGTGGGGAAGCGGGAGGCTTGCTACAGCATCACCACTCTGAG CCCTTTCTCTGTGGATCCCTCCATTGGGACTCTTGGCGTTGGAGAAGCGATGCAAGTCACGGTGGAATTTCACCCACCAAAGACCGGTGTTTATACAAGTCCCATGATTGTTCACTATGACACAG GTGAAGATGTTCACAAAAGCCTCTGTGGAACAGCTGTAAATGCTGACATCAGGCTTGACAAGAGCTCCTTGACAGTTGAGAAGACTTCCCTCACGCTGTCAAAGCAAAGTTCCCTGGTCATCCACAACCAGAGTGGCATCACGGCCCACTTCCAGTGGAAGCGTTTTgttgatgaggaagaggaggagcggcaGAAGCTGAGGTTTGTTTGA